The genomic stretch GCCTATCTGTCGTACTGCCCcgtctctcttcctccaacaagaagatgttgaagtcgcCTCCAACAAGCCAGGGTGCCCCGTCAGTCGCTAAGGAGATGTCCCTGAGCTTATTCCACAAATCGTATCtcccctccctcgagcacttagcgTACACTACGGAGAGAAAGATTGGAGTAGGGAATAAAGCAGCAGTAACTCGGACATGAAGAACTTGCTCGGAATCGTCGATCACATCGACCTGCCAATCCCTGTGAGAGAAGATCCAAATCTTGCCGTTTGTGTTCGAGCACCTAAATTGCAACCCAAAGCGCCTACTAAAGAAAGAAGGCTGGGGTTCTGTCTGAGGCTCAAGCACTGCGGCAAACAACACACTATACATATCGATCATATTCTTGAAACTGCCTTGGGTAGTAGCGTTCGCTATCCCCTGGGCATTCCAGATCATGAAATGGCTAGACATTGGAAACTCAGCGAGTTCCCGAGGCCGATAGCCTCGCCCTCTTCGGTGTACTCTCTGCTGGAGGGGAAGGAGGTCCTATGTACTGAATCACCGGATCTGAGAGTTCAAGCCTCGTCTTCGGTACCTCACAAATCATATGATCCTGGTGGTTATCGCTGTCTACCTCAACCTCAGCATCATCAGAGGGAAAATCCTCCAAGGCTCCGAACATGTTGTTGTCATGCAACACCATCGCTAGGGGGCCGAACCCGAGCCCAAGTCGAAGTG from Salvia splendens isolate huo1 chromosome 4, SspV2, whole genome shotgun sequence encodes the following:
- the LOC121801160 gene encoding uncharacterized protein LOC121801160; the protein is MSSHFMIWNAQGIANATTQGSFKNMIDMYSVLFAAVLEPQTEPQPSFFSRRFGLQFRCSNTNGKIWIFSHRDWQVDVIDDSEQVLHVRVTAALFPTPIFLSVVYAKCSREGRYDLWNKLRDISLATDGAPWLVGGDFNIFLLEEERRGSTTDRHGEMMDFADAVADCQLLDPGFDGPPFTWTRSGLWERLDRVLLGEHWTTVFAATRVTHLPRISSDHAPLLVRCQLTTQIPRPSFRFQNMWVRHHTFRDEITRVWAAETGFFGMLNLQFKLSRVKNFLKGWNREVFGNIFERLRDAEEAVTVA